One segment of Gopherus flavomarginatus isolate rGopFla2 chromosome 8, rGopFla2.mat.asm, whole genome shotgun sequence DNA contains the following:
- the TM4SF18 gene encoding transmembrane 4 L6 family member 18 yields MGLQKCRGCLSCLLIPLALWSIVVNILLYFPNGKTSYATSNQLTNYVWYFEGICFSGVMMLLLAALLITLERDTFYQCCQSESCNKTYRSFISVVLALLGIAFSGYSVIISTLGLVQGPFCNTPAGWGYIFKDTAGGYLIEYSSWSQCIEPAHAVEWNIILFSILIALSGLQVIICFLKVMAELKQILCGTYSVFIQPGII; encoded by the exons ATGGGTTTGCAAAAATGCAGAGGCTGTCTGAGTTGTCTGTTGATACCTCTTGCACTTTGGAGTATTGTTGTTAATATCCTGTTATATTTCCCTAATGGGAAAACTTCATACGCTACCAGTAATCAGCTCACCAACTACGTGTGGTATTTTGAAGGAATATGTTTCTCTGGTGTGATG ATGCTTCTGTTAGCAGCACTTCTAATAACATTGGAGCGTGACACGTTCTATCAATGCTGCCAGAGCGAGAGCTGTAACAAAACATACAGG AGTTTCATTTCAGTTGTGTTAGCCCTGCTTGGAATTGCTTTTTCTGGATATAGTGTCATCATCTCTACTTTGGGCTTAGTCCAAGGCCCATTCTGCAATACGCCAGCTGGCTGGGGTTATATCTTCAAAGACACTGCAGGGGG TTACCTCATTGAGTACAGTTCCTGGTCTCAGTGCATTGAGCCTGCGCATGCAGTGGAATGGAACATCATTTTATTCTCTATTCTCATAGCCCTTAGTGGACTTCAAGTGATCATCTGCTTTCTCAAAGTGATGGCTGAATTAAAACAGATACTCTGTGGGACCTACTCTGTCTTTATACAG CCGGGGATTATCTAA
- the TM4SF1 gene encoding transmembrane 4 L6 family member 1, whose protein sequence is MCFGKCARCIGYKLLILAFLCIVANILLYFPNGETRFTSEHRLSKYVACLHGIIGGGILIFLPAAVFIGLEHDNCCGCCGHENCGKSCAMLSSVLAAIIGILGSGYCFIISALGLSHGPYCLSAVEQNWVYPFTNSSGGYLLEHDRWSECREPRNIVEWNLTLFSILLVLGGIEFILCSIQVVNGFLGGICGVCCNREEKYVC, encoded by the exons ATGTGTTTTGGAAAGTGTGCTAGGTGCATTGGGTACAAATTGCTCattcttgccttcctctgcatTGTGGCTAACATCTTGCTATACTTTCCCAATGGTGAAACAAGATTCACTTCAGAACATCGACTTAGCAAGTATGTGGCGTGCCTTCATGGAATTATAGGAGGGGGGATTTTG ATattcctcccagctgcagtgttcaTTGGACTAGAACACGATAATTGCTGTGGATGCTGCGGGCATGAGAACTGTGGGAAAAGCTGTGCA ATGCTGTCCTCTGTTCTGGCTGCCATCATCGGAATCCTGGGGTCCGGCTACTGTTTCATCATTTCAGCTTTAGGTTTATCCCATGGCCCTTACTGCCTCTCCGCTGTAGAACAGAACTGGGTCTATCCTTTCACTAACTCCAGTGGAGG GTATCTGCTTGAGCATGACAGGTGGTCTGAGTGTCGGGAGCCAAGGAATATCGTGGAATGGAACTTGACCCTCTTTTCCATTCTTCTGGTCTTGGGGGGGATTGAATTTATTCTGTGTTCCATCCAAGTAGTCAACGGTTTTCTCGGAGGAATATGTGGGGTTTGCTGTAATCGGGAAGAG aaatacGTTTGCTAG